From Streptomyces yatensis, one genomic window encodes:
- the acnA gene encoding aconitate hydratase AcnA encodes MSANSFDARSTLQVGDESYEIFRLDKVEGSARLPYSLKVLLENLLRTEDGANITADHIRALGSWDPQAQPSQEIQFTPARVIMQDFTGVPCVVDLATMREAVKELGGDPAKINPLAPAELVIDHSVIADVFGAPDAFTKNVELEYGRNKERYQFLRWGQTAFDEFKVVPPGTGIVHQVNIEHLARTVMVRGGQAYPDTLVGTDSHTTMVNGLGVLGWGVGGIEAEAAMLGQPVSMLIPRVVGFKLTGSLPTGTTATDLVLTITEMLRKHGVVGKFVEFYGEGVSSIPLANRATIGNMSPEFGSTAAIFPIDGETINYLKLTGRSEQQLALVEAYAKEQGLWLDPAAEPEFSEKLELDLATVVPSIAGPKRPQDRIILSEAAEKFAQDVRVYAPVADLDEAGVESFPASDAPAVSNGVPTKPTPVIAPDGSQYEIDHGAVTVAAITSCTNTSNPYVMVAAALVAKKAVEKGLTRKPWVKTTLAPGSKVVMDYYDRAGLTPYLDKLGFNLVGYGCTTCIGNSGPLPEEVSKAVNDADLAVTSVLSGNRNFEGRINPDVKMNYLASPPLVVAYAIAGSMKVDITKDALGIDQDGNPVHLKDIWPSEKEVEEVVASSIGQEMFNTSYADVFAGDAQWQALPVPTGNTFEWDPQSTYVRKPPYFEGLTMDPAPVEDIAAARVLAKLGDSVTTDHISPAGAIKADTPAGKYLTEHGVERRDFNSYGSRRGNHEVMIRGTFANIRLRNQIAPGTEGGFTRDFTQDGGPVSFIYDASQNYQAAGTPLVILAGKEYGSGSSRDWAAKGTALLGVKAVIAESYERIHRSNLIGMGVLPLQFPEGATAETLGLTGEETFDITGVTALNEGGIPETVKVKAGEVQFDAKVRIDTPGEADYYRNGGIMQYVLRSLIRK; translated from the coding sequence GTGTCGGCGAACAGCTTCGACGCCCGCAGCACCCTGCAGGTGGGCGACGAATCGTACGAGATCTTCAGGCTGGACAAGGTCGAGGGGTCGGCCCGGCTTCCATACAGCCTGAAGGTGCTGCTGGAGAACCTGCTCCGCACCGAGGACGGCGCGAACATCACCGCCGACCACATCCGCGCCCTGGGCAGCTGGGACCCGCAGGCCCAGCCAAGCCAGGAGATCCAGTTCACGCCGGCCCGCGTGATCATGCAGGACTTCACCGGTGTGCCGTGTGTGGTGGACCTCGCCACCATGCGTGAGGCCGTCAAGGAGCTCGGCGGCGACCCGGCGAAGATCAACCCGCTGGCCCCGGCCGAGCTGGTCATCGACCACTCGGTGATCGCCGACGTCTTCGGCGCGCCCGACGCGTTCACGAAGAACGTGGAGCTGGAGTACGGCCGCAACAAGGAGCGCTACCAGTTCCTGCGCTGGGGCCAGACCGCCTTCGACGAGTTCAAGGTCGTCCCGCCCGGCACCGGCATCGTCCACCAGGTCAACATCGAGCACCTGGCCCGCACCGTCATGGTCCGCGGCGGCCAGGCGTACCCGGACACCCTGGTCGGCACCGACTCCCACACCACCATGGTCAACGGCCTCGGCGTGCTCGGCTGGGGCGTCGGCGGCATCGAGGCCGAGGCCGCGATGCTGGGCCAGCCGGTCTCCATGCTGATCCCGCGCGTCGTCGGCTTCAAGCTCACCGGCTCGCTGCCGACCGGCACCACCGCCACCGACCTCGTGCTCACCATCACCGAGATGCTGCGCAAGCACGGTGTGGTCGGCAAGTTCGTCGAGTTCTACGGCGAGGGCGTCTCCTCCATCCCGCTGGCCAACCGCGCGACCATCGGCAACATGTCGCCGGAGTTCGGCTCCACCGCCGCGATCTTCCCCATCGACGGCGAGACCATCAACTACCTCAAGCTCACCGGCCGCAGCGAGCAGCAGCTCGCGCTCGTCGAGGCGTACGCCAAGGAGCAGGGCCTGTGGCTGGACCCGGCCGCCGAGCCGGAGTTCTCCGAGAAGCTGGAGCTGGACCTGGCGACGGTCGTCCCGTCGATCGCCGGCCCCAAGCGCCCGCAGGACCGCATCATCCTGTCCGAGGCCGCCGAGAAGTTCGCCCAGGACGTCCGCGTCTACGCCCCGGTGGCCGACCTGGACGAGGCGGGTGTCGAGTCCTTCCCGGCCTCCGACGCCCCGGCCGTCTCCAACGGCGTGCCCACCAAGCCGACCCCGGTGATCGCCCCCGACGGCTCGCAGTACGAGATCGACCACGGCGCCGTCACCGTCGCCGCGATCACCTCCTGCACCAACACCTCGAACCCGTACGTCATGGTCGCGGCCGCCCTCGTGGCCAAGAAGGCCGTCGAGAAGGGCCTCACCCGCAAGCCGTGGGTCAAGACCACCCTGGCCCCCGGGTCCAAGGTCGTCATGGACTACTACGACCGCGCCGGGCTCACCCCGTACCTCGACAAGCTGGGCTTCAACCTCGTCGGCTACGGCTGCACCACCTGCATCGGCAACTCCGGCCCGCTGCCGGAGGAGGTCTCCAAGGCGGTCAACGACGCCGACCTGGCGGTCACCTCGGTGCTCTCCGGCAACCGTAACTTCGAGGGCCGGATCAACCCCGACGTCAAGATGAACTACCTGGCGTCCCCGCCGCTGGTCGTCGCCTACGCCATCGCCGGCTCCATGAAGGTGGACATCACCAAGGACGCCCTCGGCATCGACCAGGACGGCAACCCGGTCCACCTGAAGGACATCTGGCCCTCCGAGAAGGAGGTCGAGGAGGTCGTGGCCTCCTCGATCGGCCAGGAGATGTTCAACACCAGCTACGCCGACGTCTTCGCCGGTGACGCCCAGTGGCAGGCGCTTCCGGTGCCCACCGGCAACACCTTCGAGTGGGACCCGCAGTCCACCTACGTCCGCAAGCCTCCGTACTTCGAGGGCCTGACGATGGACCCGGCCCCGGTCGAGGACATCGCCGCCGCCCGGGTGCTGGCCAAGCTGGGCGACTCGGTCACCACCGACCACATCTCCCCGGCCGGTGCGATCAAGGCCGACACCCCGGCCGGCAAGTACCTCACCGAGCACGGTGTCGAGCGTCGTGACTTCAACTCCTACGGCTCCCGCCGCGGCAACCACGAGGTCATGATCCGCGGCACCTTCGCCAACATCCGGCTGCGCAACCAGATCGCGCCGGGCACCGAGGGCGGCTTCACCCGCGACTTCACCCAGGATGGCGGGCCCGTCTCCTTCATCTACGACGCGTCGCAGAACTACCAGGCCGCCGGGACCCCACTGGTCATCCTGGCGGGCAAGGAGTACGGCTCCGGCTCGTCCCGCGACTGGGCCGCGAAGGGCACCGCGCTGCTCGGCGTCAAGGCCGTCATCGCCGAGTCGTACGAGCGCATCCACCGCTCGAACCTCATCGGCATGGGCGTCCTGCCGCTCCAGTTCCCCGAGGGCGCCACGGCCGAGACGCTGGGCCTGACCGGCGAGGAGACCTTCGACATCACCGGCGTCACCGCGCTCAACGAGGGCGGCATCCCCGAGACGGTCAAGGTCAAGGCCGGCGAGGTGCAGTTCGACGCCAAGGTGCGCATCGACACCCCCGGCGAGGCGGACTACTACCGCAACGGCGGCATCATGCAGTACGTGCTGCGTTCGCTGATCCGCAAGTAA
- a CDS encoding helix-turn-helix domain-containing protein — protein MTDDYLSRIGKLIRDARQHRGWTQSQLAEALGTSQSAVNRIERGNQNISLEMIARIGEALDSEIVSLGYAGPMHLRVVGGRRLSGAIDVKTSKNACVALLCATLLNAGRTTLRRVARIEEVYRILEVLGSIGVRTRWINDGADLEIVPPAELNLETMDTEAARRTRSVIMFLGPLLHRMNHFRIPYAGGCDLGTRTVQPHMTALRHFGLEVTATDGMYHSAVDRSVAPTRAIVLTERGDTVTENALLAAARHDGVTVIRNASSNYMVQDLCFFLEELGVKVEGVGTTTLTVHGVAHIDRDVDYSPSEDPVEAMSLLAAAVITESELTIRRVPVEFLEIELAVLEEMGLDHERGREYAADNGRTRLVDLTVRPSKLQAPIDKIHPMPFPGINIDNVPFFAAIAAVAQGSTLIHDWVYDNRAIYLTELNRLGAHVKLLDPHRVLVEGPTRWRSAEMMCPPALRPAVVVLLAMMAAPGTSVLRNVYVINRGYEDLAERLNSIGAQIETFRDI, from the coding sequence ATGACTGACGACTACCTCTCACGTATCGGCAAGCTCATCCGTGACGCCCGCCAACACCGAGGCTGGACCCAGTCCCAGCTCGCGGAGGCGCTCGGGACAAGCCAGAGTGCGGTCAACCGCATTGAGCGGGGAAACCAGAACATCAGCCTTGAGATGATCGCCAGGATCGGTGAGGCCCTGGACAGTGAGATCGTCTCCCTCGGCTACGCGGGCCCGATGCACCTTCGGGTGGTCGGCGGCCGACGGCTGTCCGGTGCCATCGACGTCAAGACGAGCAAGAACGCGTGTGTGGCGCTGCTGTGCGCCACGCTTCTCAACGCGGGCCGTACGACACTGCGGAGAGTCGCCAGGATCGAGGAGGTCTACCGCATCCTCGAGGTCCTGGGCAGCATCGGCGTACGCACCCGCTGGATCAACGACGGCGCCGATCTGGAGATCGTGCCGCCCGCCGAGTTGAACCTCGAGACCATGGACACCGAGGCCGCCCGCCGGACGCGCAGCGTCATCATGTTCCTCGGTCCGCTGCTGCACCGGATGAACCACTTCCGGATTCCCTACGCGGGCGGTTGTGACCTCGGCACCCGTACCGTTCAGCCGCATATGACCGCCTTGCGCCACTTCGGCCTCGAAGTGACCGCCACCGACGGGATGTACCACTCCGCGGTCGACCGCTCGGTCGCCCCCACCCGCGCCATCGTGCTGACCGAACGGGGCGACACCGTCACCGAGAACGCCCTGCTGGCGGCCGCCCGGCACGACGGTGTCACGGTGATCCGCAACGCCTCGTCCAACTACATGGTCCAGGATCTCTGCTTCTTCCTGGAGGAGTTGGGCGTCAAGGTCGAGGGCGTGGGCACCACGACGCTGACCGTCCACGGCGTCGCCCATATCGACCGCGATGTGGACTACTCGCCCTCCGAGGACCCGGTCGAGGCGATGAGCCTGCTGGCCGCCGCCGTGATCACCGAGTCGGAGCTGACGATCCGCCGGGTGCCGGTGGAGTTCCTGGAGATCGAGCTGGCCGTCCTGGAGGAGATGGGGCTGGACCACGAGCGCGGCCGGGAGTACGCGGCGGACAACGGCCGCACCCGGCTGGTCGACCTGACCGTGCGGCCGTCGAAGCTGCAGGCCCCCATCGACAAGATCCACCCGATGCCGTTCCCCGGCATCAACATCGACAACGTGCCCTTCTTCGCGGCGATCGCGGCCGTCGCCCAGGGTTCGACGCTGATCCACGACTGGGTCTACGACAACCGCGCGATCTATCTCACCGAGCTCAACCGGCTCGGCGCCCACGTCAAACTGCTCGACCCGCACCGCGTCCTGGTCGAGGGCCCGACCCGCTGGCGCTCCGCCGAGATGATGTGCCCGCCCGCCCTGCGCCCCGCCGTGGTCGTGCTGCTGGCGATGATGGCCGCGCCGGGCACCTCGGTCCTGCGCAACGTGTACGTCATCAACCGGGGTTACGAGGACCTGGCCGAGCGGCTGAACTCGATCGGCGC
- a CDS encoding GH92 family glycosyl hydrolase, which yields MPSRPLAALAAAALTAGLLATAATAPASAAPPPTLVKDPAAYVDPLIGSSAGGNTFPGAVAPFGMLSWSPENTRGDATRTAAPGGYHYDATRVRGFSLTHMSGTGCAGGAGDIPFFPHVGQVTSSPAADTKDQVYASDFSHSDETAEPGRYKVSLASGAGAELTATARTGSARFSYPAGKTASLLIRASSSEVGSSAADLTIDPAHRTVSGSVTGGNFCGYLDPEGRRSYYTLHFTAVFDTAFTAQGTWQDGTLRPGTTSAEGGSGYGTDGRPVAGKGSGGYLQFAPGTRQVGVKVGISYVDDKGARANLAAENPPRRGFDQVRTAAYDAWRRQLAAIRVGGGTDADRTAFYTALYHSLLHPNVISDTDGRYRGSDGEVHRVSRGHRAQYGTFSGWDIYRSQLQLLTLLEPDKGSDIAQSLLNLAEQNGGVWDRWLQGASGTHVMNGDPAAAALAGIRAFGGGDFDLDAALDSLLKAATAPTEKDLSPAGKPIMSVGQRPSLDKYLKLHYMPSVSNAWGGAAETLEMSGADFALSQLARAAGRKDTADTFAHRAQWWQNNFNAAADPATGGYIANRKADGSWVTGFTPATGNGFVEGTSAQYTWMVPHNPAGLFAAMGGKDAAIKRLDAFFHDADGGWALTGKGGEKSELDNEPSINVPYLYAYAGQPYKTQETVRAAMRQLWTTKPDGIPGNDDLGEMSSWYVFSALGMYPQVPSRAELVLASPLFPRIEIDRGARDISIRAPQAAPDAPYVHSLKVNGRASDRPWLPESFARHGGTLDYTLSDAPDRAWGASPADAPPSFRDGEQPYQIGVGPTTGTLAPGESLTVKVAAVPVGEGDRPEVRFTTDAPDGLTASPASGTVGPDGTAEISLRAGKDTAEGFYDAKVTVTSEDTKVVQPITLTVAAPGTLLAAYNNTGATDDDGEHDEGDYDGGGWSYSRQALAAAGLEPGAKGTTQGLDYTWPASPPGRPDNASATGQTIALPPSTALSFIGSAVNGNQQATAKVTYTDGSSDEADLSFTDWTVGGGGGTVQYGNLTLAKTGYRNISGGDKDVVDAYIFATKAFRAPEGKTVKSVTLPDNADLHVFAVARG from the coding sequence ATGCCCTCAAGACCCCTGGCCGCCCTGGCGGCCGCGGCCCTGACCGCGGGGCTCCTCGCCACCGCGGCCACCGCGCCCGCCTCGGCCGCCCCGCCGCCGACGCTGGTCAAGGACCCCGCGGCGTACGTCGATCCGCTGATCGGCAGCTCGGCCGGCGGCAACACCTTCCCCGGCGCCGTCGCCCCCTTCGGCATGCTGTCGTGGAGCCCGGAGAACACCCGCGGCGACGCCACCCGCACCGCCGCGCCCGGCGGCTACCACTACGACGCCACCCGCGTCCGCGGCTTCAGCCTCACCCATATGTCCGGCACCGGCTGTGCGGGCGGCGCGGGGGACATCCCCTTCTTCCCCCATGTGGGCCAGGTCACCTCCTCACCCGCCGCCGACACCAAGGACCAGGTCTACGCCTCGGACTTCAGCCACTCCGACGAGACCGCCGAACCCGGCCGCTACAAGGTCTCCCTCGCCTCCGGCGCCGGCGCGGAGCTGACCGCCACCGCCCGTACCGGCTCGGCCCGCTTCAGCTACCCCGCCGGCAAGACCGCCTCCCTGCTGATCCGCGCCTCCTCCTCCGAGGTCGGCAGCAGCGCCGCCGATCTCACCATCGACCCGGCGCACCGCACCGTCTCCGGCTCGGTGACCGGCGGCAACTTCTGCGGCTATCTCGACCCCGAGGGGCGCCGCAGCTACTACACGCTGCACTTCACCGCGGTCTTCGACACCGCGTTCACCGCCCAGGGCACCTGGCAGGACGGCACGCTGCGGCCCGGCACCACCAGCGCCGAGGGCGGCTCCGGCTATGGCACCGACGGCCGCCCGGTGGCCGGGAAGGGCTCCGGCGGCTATCTCCAATTCGCCCCGGGCACCCGGCAGGTGGGCGTCAAGGTCGGCATCAGCTACGTCGACGACAAGGGCGCCCGGGCCAACCTCGCCGCCGAGAACCCACCGCGGCGCGGCTTCGACCAGGTGCGCACCGCCGCGTACGACGCCTGGCGGCGGCAGCTGGCCGCCATCCGGGTCGGCGGCGGCACGGACGCGGACCGCACCGCCTTCTACACCGCGCTCTACCACTCCCTGCTGCACCCCAACGTCATCAGCGACACCGACGGCCGCTACCGGGGCAGCGACGGTGAGGTGCACCGGGTGAGCCGGGGCCACCGCGCCCAGTACGGCACCTTCTCCGGCTGGGACATCTACCGCTCCCAGCTCCAGCTGCTCACCCTGCTGGAGCCGGACAAGGGCTCCGACATCGCCCAGTCCCTGCTGAACCTCGCCGAGCAGAACGGCGGCGTCTGGGACCGCTGGCTGCAGGGCGCCTCGGGGACCCATGTGATGAACGGCGATCCGGCGGCCGCCGCCCTCGCCGGGATCCGGGCCTTCGGCGGCGGCGACTTCGACCTCGACGCCGCCCTCGACTCGCTTCTCAAGGCGGCCACCGCGCCGACGGAGAAGGACCTCAGCCCGGCGGGCAAGCCCATCATGTCGGTCGGCCAGCGGCCCTCCCTCGACAAGTACCTGAAGCTGCACTACATGCCGTCCGTCTCCAACGCGTGGGGCGGCGCGGCCGAGACCCTGGAGATGTCCGGCGCGGACTTCGCCCTCTCCCAGCTGGCGCGGGCCGCGGGCCGCAAGGACACCGCCGACACCTTCGCGCACCGCGCCCAGTGGTGGCAGAACAACTTCAACGCCGCCGCGGATCCGGCCACCGGCGGCTACATCGCCAACCGCAAGGCCGACGGCAGCTGGGTCACCGGCTTCACCCCGGCCACCGGCAACGGCTTCGTCGAGGGCACCAGCGCCCAGTACACCTGGATGGTCCCGCACAACCCCGCCGGTCTCTTCGCCGCGATGGGCGGTAAGGATGCCGCGATCAAGCGCCTGGACGCCTTCTTCCACGACGCCGACGGGGGCTGGGCGCTCACCGGTAAGGGGGGCGAGAAGTCCGAGCTGGACAACGAGCCGTCGATCAACGTCCCCTACCTCTACGCGTACGCCGGGCAGCCGTACAAGACCCAGGAGACCGTGCGCGCCGCGATGCGTCAGCTGTGGACCACCAAGCCCGATGGCATCCCCGGCAACGACGACCTCGGCGAGATGTCCTCGTGGTACGTCTTCTCCGCCCTCGGCATGTACCCGCAGGTGCCCTCGCGCGCCGAACTCGTCCTGGCCTCGCCCCTCTTCCCGCGGATCGAGATCGACCGCGGCGCCCGGGACATCTCCATCCGCGCCCCGCAGGCCGCGCCCGACGCGCCGTACGTCCACTCGCTGAAGGTCAACGGGCGGGCGAGCGACCGCCCCTGGCTGCCGGAGTCCTTCGCCCGGCACGGCGGCACGCTGGACTACACCCTGTCCGACGCCCCCGACCGCGCCTGGGGCGCTTCCCCGGCCGACGCCCCGCCCTCCTTCCGCGACGGCGAGCAGCCGTACCAGATCGGGGTCGGGCCGACCACGGGCACGCTCGCCCCGGGCGAGAGCCTGACCGTGAAGGTGGCCGCCGTCCCGGTCGGCGAGGGCGACCGCCCCGAGGTGCGCTTCACCACCGACGCCCCCGACGGACTCACCGCCTCACCCGCCTCCGGGACGGTGGGCCCGGACGGCACGGCGGAGATCTCCCTGCGCGCGGGGAAGGACACGGCCGAGGGCTTCTATGACGCGAAGGTGACGGTGACCAGCGAGGACACCAAGGTCGTCCAGCCGATCACACTGACCGTCGCCGCCCCCGGCACCCTGCTCGCCGCGTACAACAACACCGGCGCGACCGATGACGACGGCGAGCACGACGAGGGCGACTACGACGGCGGCGGCTGGAGCTACTCCCGCCAGGCCCTCGCCGCCGCCGGCCTCGAACCGGGCGCCAAGGGGACCACCCAGGGCCTGGACTACACCTGGCCCGCCTCCCCGCCCGGCCGCCCCGACAACGCCTCCGCCACCGGCCAGACCATCGCCCTGCCCCCGTCCACCGCCCTCTCCTTCATCGGCAGCGCCGTCAACGGCAACCAGCAGGCCACCGCCAAGGTCACCTACACGGATGGCAGCTCGGACGAGGCGGACCTGTCCTTCACCGACTGGACGGTGGGAGGCGGCGGCGGAACGGTCCAGTACGGAAACCTGACCCTCGCCAAGACCGGCTACCGCAACATCAGCGGCGGCGACAAGGACGTGGTGGACGCGTACATCTTCGCCACAAAGGCGTTCCGGGCGCCCGAGGGCAAGACGGTCAAGAGCGTCACCCTGCCCGACAACGCGGATCTCCACGTCTTCGCGGTCGCCCGCGGCTGA
- a CDS encoding GNAT family N-acetyltransferase — protein MILRQLRDTDEDAEAAWEVVAAAFGDAAALAGKDGLPPGYVTEIHDRHRHLARTDPGGCWIALDDAGMPLGVALSARREGTWGLALLAVLPRAQRQGVGRELLAAALLYGRGCLRGIICGSEDPRAASTYRRAGFALHPAMRLRGTVGPETKERLSPPDGAVHEGVARHRDLLDSVDRRTRGGAHGADHELLVRQRRLLVVDDLAGSGYCYVAEDGKVELLAATSRRLAKRLLTAALLCLPEGTDARVTGLTAEQQWAVDVGLEAGLELSTSGYVCLRGMPPPTPYIPSGTFL, from the coding sequence ATGATCCTCCGCCAGCTACGCGACACCGACGAGGACGCCGAGGCCGCCTGGGAGGTGGTGGCCGCCGCCTTCGGGGACGCCGCCGCCCTCGCGGGCAAGGACGGACTGCCGCCGGGGTACGTCACCGAGATCCACGACCGGCACCGGCATCTCGCCCGTACCGACCCGGGCGGCTGCTGGATCGCCCTGGACGACGCCGGGATGCCGCTCGGCGTGGCGCTGTCCGCACGGCGCGAGGGCACCTGGGGGCTCGCGCTGCTCGCGGTGCTGCCGCGTGCCCAACGGCAGGGCGTGGGCCGGGAGTTGCTGGCCGCGGCGCTGCTGTACGGACGGGGCTGTCTGCGCGGCATCATCTGCGGCTCGGAGGATCCGCGCGCGGCGAGCACCTACCGGCGGGCGGGATTCGCGCTGCATCCGGCTATGCGGCTGCGCGGCACCGTCGGACCGGAGACCAAGGAGCGGCTGTCCCCGCCCGACGGCGCCGTCCACGAGGGCGTGGCCCGCCACCGGGACCTGCTGGACTCGGTGGACCGCCGCACCCGGGGCGGCGCGCACGGCGCCGACCATGAACTGCTCGTGCGCCAGCGGCGGCTGCTGGTCGTGGACGACCTGGCGGGCAGCGGCTACTGCTACGTCGCCGAGGACGGCAAGGTCGAGCTGCTGGCCGCGACCTCGCGGCGGCTGGCGAAACGGCTGCTGACGGCGGCGCTGCTGTGCCTTCCGGAGGGCACCGACGCCCGGGTCACGGGGCTGACGGCCGAGCAGCAGTGGGCGGTGGACGTGGGGCTCGAGGCCGGGCTCGAGCTGTCCACCAGCGGCTATGTGTGTCTGCGGGGGATGCCGCCGCCGACGCCGTACATCCCCTCCGGGACGTTCCTCTGA
- a CDS encoding LysR family transcriptional regulator, with amino-acid sequence MDPHLLRTFVSVARCGSFSDAAHELGFTPAAVSEHIASLEADLRTSLLTRRPVMLTSAGARLLEHAGPLLLRLDAARADVERLSGAGAARLVVGASPLAMTPRIAAALDRVRQAHPAIRASLRILGRREIPAAVASGALDLGLVDGPTTPADALPLPEVGPLTSVTVAEAPLVVALPTGHPLARRLGLRLADLAEAQWLDAPDAAMPLAQLRAMSRSGGFRASLTYEGTDVRGLVALTAAGHGLALLPHPATKGAPGIVTAPLIAPRLVHRTELLHGPAVDGPARTLAAVVTGDRHRYG; translated from the coding sequence ATGGACCCGCACCTGCTCCGCACGTTCGTCTCCGTGGCCCGCTGCGGATCCTTCTCCGACGCCGCCCATGAGCTGGGCTTCACCCCGGCGGCGGTCTCCGAGCACATCGCGTCCCTCGAAGCGGATCTGCGCACGTCACTGCTGACCCGGCGGCCGGTCATGCTCACCAGCGCGGGCGCACGGCTGCTGGAACACGCCGGTCCGCTGCTGCTGCGGCTGGACGCGGCGCGGGCCGATGTCGAGCGGCTGTCGGGGGCCGGGGCCGCCCGGCTGGTGGTGGGGGCCTCGCCGCTGGCGATGACCCCGCGAATCGCCGCGGCGCTGGACCGGGTGCGCCAGGCGCATCCGGCCATCCGGGCCTCGCTGCGGATCCTCGGCCGCCGGGAGATCCCGGCGGCGGTGGCGTCCGGGGCGCTGGACCTGGGGCTGGTCGACGGCCCCACCACCCCCGCCGACGCCCTGCCGCTGCCCGAGGTGGGTCCGCTCACCTCCGTCACGGTCGCGGAGGCCCCGCTGGTGGTGGCCCTGCCCACCGGCCATCCGCTGGCCCGCCGGCTCGGCCTGCGGCTGGCCGACCTCGCCGAGGCCCAGTGGCTGGACGCCCCGGACGCGGCGATGCCGCTGGCGCAGCTGCGCGCGATGAGCCGGAGCGGCGGCTTCCGCGCCTCGCTGACGTACGAGGGCACCGATGTACGCGGCCTCGTCGCCCTCACCGCCGCGGGCCACGGCCTGGCCCTCCTCCCCCACCCGGCCACCAAGGGCGCCCCCGGCATCGTCACCGCCCCCCTGATCGCCCCGCGCCTCGTCCACCGCACCGAACTCCTCCACGGCCCCGCGGTCGACGGCCCGGCGCGGACGCTGGCGGCGGTGGTGACGGGGGATCGTCACCGGTACGGGTGA
- a CDS encoding Uma2 family endonuclease — MSAQPHSETASYMADDPETALKYAIQHIRGDDRVQIVEGVIEQLSPTWDHENAADEIREQIGPVMRKLDCRAGSGNLDLPGSSNWYVPDLAVVPRELAKGGGALLPDQTLLVVEVTSDSNGDTDRIVKRRRYAEYGAPLYLLVDRQQRTCTLYAAPGSLGYTKVDGPHPFGTPLALPEPFDLELDTSAL; from the coding sequence ATGAGCGCGCAACCCCATTCGGAAACGGCTTCGTATATGGCCGACGACCCCGAAACCGCATTGAAGTACGCGATCCAGCACATCCGGGGGGATGACCGGGTGCAGATCGTGGAGGGGGTCATCGAGCAGTTGTCACCGACATGGGACCACGAGAACGCAGCCGACGAGATCCGCGAACAGATCGGACCGGTCATGCGCAAGCTCGACTGCAGAGCGGGGTCGGGAAATCTGGATTTGCCGGGCTCCAGCAATTGGTACGTACCCGACCTGGCGGTTGTACCGCGGGAGCTCGCCAAAGGCGGAGGAGCCCTGCTCCCTGATCAAACCCTGCTGGTCGTCGAGGTAACGTCCGACTCGAACGGAGACACCGACCGGATCGTCAAGCGGCGCCGCTATGCGGAGTACGGCGCTCCGCTGTATCTCCTGGTCGACCGGCAGCAGCGCACCTGCACGCTCTATGCGGCGCCCGGCAGCCTCGGCTACACCAAGGTGGACGGCCCCCACCCCTTCGGCACTCCCCTCGCGCTCCCGGAGCCGTTCGACCTGGAGCTGGACACCTCCGCATTGTGA
- a CDS encoding aminoglycoside phosphotransferase family protein: MDSVTTRLVRRFGPQVAEWCADTPNLIARLASRWGLSPGESLPDGASSVTLRCQWPGGPPAVLKLSPDRALLVEQAGMLGWFAASGRVPAVLAVDEDAGAMVLEEVVPGTPAEDLPAASLPGQWSELLAALHGVAPPPRPPRVLRGRCEEAFARVGRRLSEPAISARMDAIAWDRAIRRCERLLDTEATTVLLHGDLHLGNVLDGGAERGLMAIDPKACVGDPCFDAVDYVVAGAGLEGVETRCARVAAACGLDGDRLHAWSQVIAPFAAIAHLGNGGEEPVIDELLALAR; the protein is encoded by the coding sequence GTGGACAGCGTCACGACGCGGCTGGTTCGTCGATTCGGTCCACAGGTCGCCGAATGGTGCGCCGACACACCGAACCTGATCGCACGGTTGGCGTCCCGTTGGGGCCTTTCCCCCGGTGAATCCCTCCCGGATGGTGCCTCGTCGGTCACGTTGCGGTGCCAATGGCCGGGCGGCCCGCCCGCCGTGCTGAAGCTCAGCCCGGATCGTGCCCTTCTGGTCGAGCAGGCCGGAATGCTGGGGTGGTTCGCCGCCTCGGGCCGGGTGCCCGCCGTGCTGGCCGTCGACGAGGACGCGGGCGCGATGGTGCTGGAAGAGGTCGTGCCCGGAACGCCGGCGGAGGACTTGCCCGCCGCTTCGCTTCCCGGGCAGTGGTCGGAGCTGCTCGCCGCGTTGCACGGGGTCGCTCCGCCTCCGCGGCCGCCGCGTGTGCTGCGCGGCCGGTGCGAGGAGGCCTTCGCCCGGGTCGGCAGGCGGCTGTCCGAGCCTGCGATCAGTGCGCGTATGGATGCCATCGCGTGGGACAGGGCCATCCGGCGATGTGAGCGGCTGCTGGACACGGAAGCGACAACCGTGTTGCTCCACGGCGACCTGCACCTGGGCAATGTGCTCGACGGTGGCGCGGAGCGCGGTCTGATGGCCATCGATCCGAAGGCATGTGTGGGTGATCCCTGCTTCGACGCCGTGGACTACGTCGTGGCCGGCGCCGGTCTGGAGGGCGTCGAGACCCGCTGCGCGCGCGTGGCGGCGGCCTGCGGGCTCGACGGCGACCGGCTCCACGCCTGGAGCCAGGTGATCGCCCCGTTCGCGGCCATCGCCCACCTCGGCAACGGCGGTGAGGAGCCGGTGATCGATGAACTGCTCGCCTTGGCCCGGTGA